CAGTGATCTATATGGACACCTCGGCCCTGACTAAGCTGCTCATCTCCGAGCCCGAGACGACCGAACTGCGGACATGGCTGACCGCGCAAAGCGGCCAGGGCGAGGACGCGGCGACAAGCACCCTTGGCCGGGTCGAGTCGATGAGAGTCGTTGCCCGATACGGACAACCAGGCCAAACTGAGCGTGCGCGTTACCTACTCGACGGGCTCGACATCCTCCCGCTCACCGAACCGGTGATCGGTCTAGCTGAAACGATCGGACCGGCCACCCTACGTTCTCTCGACGCGATTCACCTCGCGGCCGCAGCCCAGATCAAGCGGGAACTGACAGCCTTCGTCACCTACGACCACCGATTGTTGAGCGGATGCCGTGAGGTCGGCTTCGTCACCGCCTCACCCGGCGCAGTCCGGTGACCATATCCAACGACCGCACGCTTCCTGATGCCTCAGCCCGCGTTGCTGACCGGATCGATCGGCAACCACCGCAGCGCGCCCG
Above is a window of Mycobacterium tuberculosis H37Rv DNA encoding:
- the vapC47 gene encoding ribonuclease VapC47 (toxin, part of toxin-antitoxin (TA) operon with Rv3407,contains PIN domain); translated protein: MIYMDTSALTKLLISEPETTELRTWLTAQSGQGEDAATSTLGRVESMRVVARYGQPGQTERARYLLDGLDILPLTEPVIGLAETIGPATLRSLDAIHLAAAAQIKRELTAFVTYDHRLLSGCREVGFVTASPGAVR